One Saccharomycodes ludwigii strain NBRC 1722 chromosome VI, whole genome shotgun sequence DNA segment encodes these proteins:
- the SRB7 gene encoding Srb7p (similar to Saccharomyces cerevisiae YDR308C | SRB7 | Suppressor of RNA polymerase B), which yields MSDILLSKNEFNNKNGLNNNNNNNNTDNKLNEETESSSLKKENGNETPIINYTTDKDGDINLDVVEEHHTPKLEDLPKKGENKPTDENSNSVTDNTSKHGNNQEQQQQEITGSIKTKGNKINEGPRTDRLTQLQICFDQMVEQFVATLNYVDKNHDFVPLNDSEIKMTDPFRPQQDTNTISSTNNNNNNNVNRNNLQQLPPLPSKQEFENSIDELSTDLILKTRQILQIIDALPGIDVSSEEQLTKIEKLSEELVNLETEKLKWISTKDELLGFINQLINGFTNDMNSSS from the coding sequence ATGAGCGATATACTGTTATCCAAGAATgaatttaataacaaaaatggtctaaataataataataataataataacaccgATAATAAGCTAAATGAAGAAACAGAATCATCATCACTAAAGAAAGAGAATGGAAATGAGacaccaataataaattataccACGGATAAGGATGGCGATATTAACTTAGATGTGGTTGAAGAACATCACACACCAAAACTGGAAGATTTACCcaaaaaaggggaaaataAACCCACCGACGAAAATTCTAATAGCGTTACTGATAATACTTCCAAACATGGAAATAACCAGGAGCAACAGCAGCAAGAAATTACAGGTTCTATAAAGACAAAaggtaataaaattaatgagGGGCCGCGTACAGACAGATTGACTCAATTACAGATATGTTTTGATCAAATGGTTGAACAATTCGTAGCGACTTTAAACTATGTAGATAAAAATCATGATTTTGTACCTTTAAACGATTCAGAAATCAAAATGACGGATCCTTTCAGACCACAACAAGACACCAATACCATATCatcaacaaataataataataataataatgttaatagAAATAACCTGCAACAGTTACCACCTTTACCTTCTAAAcaagaatttgaaaattctATTGATGAGTTGAGTACTGATTTGATCTTGAAAACCAGAcaaattttacaaattatAGATGCATTGCCCGGGATTGATGTTAGTAGTGAAGAGCAATTAACTAAAATCGAAAAATTGAGTGAGGAATTAGTAAACCTAGAAACTGAAAAGCTAAAATGGATTAGCACAAAAGATGAACTTTTGGGCTTTATCAACCAACTAATTAATGGGTTCACTAATGACATGAATTCTTCATCATAA